TCAAAACTAAAAGCTCTAAGTTAACCTTGGAAGAATTTATGCTTTGCTTGCGGAAGTGACTTTGTAAAGATGTATGTTGCTTTCTCATTTGTATCATAAGACTTCACATTAATTTCTCCATTAGAAACAAGACTTCAAATATAGTGATAATGAATATTTATGTGCTTTCTTTTACAGTGGAATGTTGGCTTCTTTGTTATCGCAATAGAAGATCTAttgtcacaaaaaaaaaaaactcttagtTGCATTAACTGGTTTGGTTTCTGATTAAAATCAGCAACAAGTCTCTATTACCAAACTGCTAGACAAGCTGCCAAAATTTTTGCAGTATATTAGGCCTCTAAAGTTGATAAGGTCGCTGCTTGCTACTTTTTTAAACTCATTCCTCCAAATCCAAGTTCTCTTTGTATCATCAATGTTGTCAATATAGTCACTAGTAGTAAGTACAGTTAATGTGAAATTTGTTACCTTAGAATATCAAATTTCATGTTTTGTTGTCCTAGTGATGTATCTCAATATTCTCTTTAATTTGCATCTCCAAGGCGAAGCTTGTTAAAATTATGCATAAATCTTCATACAACACTAATAGAGAAATCAATGTTTGATTTTGTATGAGACAAGTAGTTCAAACCAGAAGTTTTGACCAAAATGAGCTATTTTTAAAaccaattcaccaaaataatatgtttttaacttttttcacaaaactagtataaacatACTTTATGGTAACATTTTaggatattttcattataaaaattcaacGGACAAAAAGTTAACGGGTTGGCGACGTTAAACACATAAACGTACGTTTTTGGAGAATCCAATCACGGGCCACTGACTCCAATCCTGCAAAGGCGGAGTCAAATCATTCAACGGTAAAACGTTActatgagtaacgttttacacTTAAAATGTTACTTTGAGTCCCGTTTCTTAAGAATCAATCACGGGCCTTCGACTTCTGcaaatttagaatatatttcgctataaaacgttactcacagtaacgttttacctTAAAAACGTTGCTATCAATTACAACACTCTGTTAAAGTCATATTCCTCCATTTTTCAAACTGACCAAAGTGactataaataaatgttgttgtaattttttttcatgttcaaatataattCAGCAAAATTTTTCCTTGTGTGgtccattttaaaaataatattcagaAAATTTCATCAGGTATGAAGTAAATAAGTGAAGTTTATCCTTTGTTATGTTCTTATTATAGCtttaaaattatctttctaatttaataatattgttttaaaaaatattttatctttatgtgTAGGATTAAGATGACGAGCTTTGAACATAATGTGATGGTTGCTTTGTATTGGGGTGGAGAAATAATTACGGATATGAACGGATTTAGGTATACTGAATGTGCTAGAACGATTATTAGCATGTCGACTTCAACTACCTATGTTGAATTGGTTGGATTGTTACATGAGAAAATGGGAACATATAGTGAAAATATTCATATggatatttttggaaaatatccATGTTTGATTCAAGGTAACAATACAAGGGTCATTGAGTTTAAAATTGAGAATGACCAATCTTTGttaaaatttcttttcataCCTCAAAAATTTGCGGATAAGATTGATATAAATGTTTTGGAGATGTATGTAAAGACTGTATCGACAGGACAAAATGTTGCATTTCAAGTTAGTGGTCATCATGGTTATCACATGAATTTGTTGGCTCAAAATTATGGCCTTACCACGATCAATCAACCTCATTTTGTAGAACCGATTGTTCAACCatcatttcaacaattgttgaTGCATGATCATCGATCATTTGGTGAAGGCTCAAGTAGTCAAATGCATATTGATAATAGTCACATGGAATATGAGGCTAGGTAAACAacaaatctttattttattaaattttagtctaacaatttaataagataatttttattgtaAGTATACAcaaattatctcttataaatagaagaaataatattttagaatatttattatcGCTTTTAAAACAAGcttgtatatttataattttgctagaatttgactaatatttttttacagaGATATTGATATCAACGTTGATCTATATAATGATGTAAATGCTGAAATTAGTGATGAAAGTTCGGAGGAAGATGAACCTCCGAAAGATGGTGATGAAAGTGAACCTGATGAAGATATCGATGATATTagagatttttctcaaaatggtGTAAATCTTCATAATCATGATCAGGGTGTGTCTCATGACATACCCTATTTCAGGACATTAGAGAATGAGGAAGACATTTTTATGTCTACATGTGAATCTGAGATGGAATGTTGTTCCGTTTGGTCTGAGCAAgcaaaaaagatttaaaaaaaggtaTGCTTTTTAGTAGtaaagaaaagttgaaaatggCTGTAACGATTTGGAGTTTGCACAAAAATAAGGAGTTCAAGGTGGTAACATCTACCAAAAGTCTATGGGTTGTGAGATGtaagttttataatttattgGGTTGCATGTGGTTTCTTCGAGGACGACAAGTTAGAGATAAATTTTGGAAGATAGGAAAATATGTTGAAAACCATAGATGTGAGACTGAGGGGCTTTCTAGCGGTCACGCCAACCTAAATACCAATTTGATTGCATCACTACTTCTaaatcaaattagaaaaaatcctAAGTTCTTGGTGGTAGATGTCATTTCAAAGGTTCATGAAAATTTTGGTCACCAAGTGACATATAGAAAAGCATGGCTTGGACGTCAACGCGCATTTGAATTGGTATATGGTGACTTTGAGAAATCATTTAGTGACCTACCTAAATTTTTTGCAGCTTTTCAACACTTTATCCATGGAACAATTGTGGAATGGAAACATGAAGAGTCTATGAGTTCATCggataaaaacttttaaatttgtattttgggctttcaAGCCATGCATTGATGGATTCCAAACATGTCGCCCAGTTATTTCAGTAGATAGAACTCATATTTATGGAAAATATGAGATCAAATTATTAATTGCTGTTGAAATTGATGGGAATGATAACATTCTCCCTTTAGCGTTTGCTATTGTAGACAAAGAATCAAAAGAGGCATGGAAATGgttttttagaaatttgagtGCATATGTGATAAAAAGTAGACAAAATGTATGTGTTATATCTGATAGGGCAAAAGGAATCTTGACTAGTTTGCAGGAGTTGCGGCGATTTCAAGAGCCTCGAATCTTCCATCGGTTTTGCATAAGACATCTTAAGAGCAACTTTCAATCTAAATTTCCAAACAAGGACCTCAGCAGATTGATGTGCAGGGCTGCTTCAGCCCATCAAGTAAGGAAGTTTGAGTCCATGATGTGgcaaattaaagaagaaaatatcgaAGCATATGCATACCTCATGGAAATTCCCTTGGATAAATGGACTGTTAGCCATGATGATGGAAAAAGATGGGGAGTGTTGACAACAAATCTTTCAGAGTCATTCAATGGAGTATTGAAAAAAGCACGAGGTTTGTCTGTCACTGCTATGATTAGACTTTCATTGGAGCAAACTATTGAACGGTATACCCGTAGGTCTCAAATAGCACACCAACTTGCAGAGCAAAATGAATTATGGACCGGGAGGTTCAAAATAAAGTGGGAGAAGAATTATGAAAGTTCAAAGAGGCACTTTGTTTTTGATTGGAATATACCCACAGGAGTATACGAGGTTAGATCTATACAAGTTGATGGTACTGGTGGTAATCATTGTGTTTcactaaatgaaagaaaatgtgaTTGTGGAAAATGGGTTAATCTGCACTTCTCGTGTTCACATGTCATGAAGGTAACTGATAGAATGAGAGGGCTAGCTAGAAATTTTGTTAGCGAGCATTTCATAATAGAGAattatgttgcaacatattcTGGGTCATTTTCACCAATTGGTCATGAGTCATATTGGCCATCTCCAAGTTTTACAATGACAAGTAATGAATTCTATCGTCGTCCTAATCGGCCAAGGACAACtagaataaataatgaaatagatCGTAGTTCTACAGTGTATGAGCGAGCTTGTGGATTATGCAGGCAGACAGGACATGATAGGCGTCAATGTCccaatcataattaaatttaagtgaatAATTGTGGGTCAATGTCTAATGGtgttaattttctttatgttatCTAATGTAATGTGAATTTTTCCAGATTGCTAATAAAGgaaaattattaatgttaatttcCAAATTTCCATTTATATTAATTTCCTTTCAATTATTAGTGCATAAAGTTATCTACTACATAAGCTTAGAATCTTAGAGGGAAAAACTAACTTAACTTAAAAATTCTCACATTACTAATactcaaataattcaaaatttcatatttgttgCCAACCTTGGTGATTCCCAAGCTGCCAACCTTGGTGATTCCCgaacaaaatttcatatttcaattattaGTGCATAAAGTTATCTATCACTTTTCACAAACTTGAAGTTACATTATGGAATACTTGAAAAACAcaaactaaatataaaataattgaaacatTCATGTATTCATAGATCATGTTGCTTTACAAAATAATGACTAGTAGCTTCATTCTTCACAAAATATCTCTACTATTCACCAAGGGTTATCCAGAATATCAACAAGCTGCATCAACCTAAGAAAAAATGATTAAGAAAACTTTGATGAGTTACATTCACCAAGAATCTCAAagttaaagaatataaatatcaGCTAAAATTAAGTCAAacgatatatttatatattatgcatgCCTATTTATAATATAAGAAGCAGCAATTCAACTGCTTCAAATATATGCAGAGGGTGTAACTAATTAAACTTGCAACCAATACACCGGCGTTCCAAATAGCTCAGTTGTAGAGAAGAGGAGACataaaaacaaagagaagaaaatttcTCATGATAACCACTCTGATGGAGGTATTCATCTTTAGTAGTCACATTTTGAACTTGCTTCCATCGTGAAATTCTggtatttatctttattttctgTATGGGATGTTTGACAGGTACGAAGGATGCAAATACAAGGAACACAAGTGAGGTGGAATCAGATGTAtcttccaaaaaaattatacaagatGATGCACTCGATGACGAGAACCAGACCTTCTGCCCAGTTGTTGAAAAGTCTAGATGGAGTTCAAGCAGTAAAATGCCAGAGATGATTCGTGACAAATGTAAGAACAGGGACTCAGAGGATGATTCAAAGAAAGACTTGGTTTCAGCAAAGAACCCAGAAGCTTATATTTCCGATGTGTCAACGCAGAAGGGGAGAGCCAACGAAACAAGTCCTTGCAGAGTAACTAAACAAGCATGATACATATCACTGTTTCAACTAATCCTTGTAGAAGACAGGCAAAAAGACAGGCAATGCATCAATAAATGTTTGACCCAAACCAGAATCATGTAAATGGAATAACTGTTGTAACTGTCTTTGCAAAGCATCTGAACTAGAAACTTCAGGATATCCATTAGATTGAGATGATGCTGAAGAAGAAGGGTGTTTGACTCCCTGACAAACAAGAATAATTTTCAGTTGTTCGACTAAACAGAGGAGCATttatgtcaaaaaaataaaataaagatgttAATAGTACCAGTCCCACACGCTTAGGAAATATCTTATGCTTCTCCTTCGCTGATGGTTCACCACATTCGTTTGCATTCTCCACTTCATTGTTGGAGTCCTCTAAATGATTAACAACACCAGGGGTCTTAATGGACATTGGCAGCCCATGTGATGAATTAAAGTTGGGGGCATTCTCAAAATGTTGAGGTCGAGAACCACCAAATACATTCTCAAGTGATGAAAGACTAGAATTCCTTAATATTTGTGATGCCGTGTATGGAACAATATCAGTATTTGTTGGTTGATATGTCATACCTGATGCCCCGGGAGTGAATTCTTGAGTTTGGCCCCTTGAACTGGAACCAAAATCACAAGTTGTGTGATCATCTTCGGAGACTGATTCATCCATTTCAATAGGTGCTCGTCCTTTCTCAACAGCACGAGCCCTCCTACCGGCAACACCACCTTTTCCTCGCCTACGAACCGGATGATGTAAATGATCATCATGTACCTCATCTCTTCTATAATCGGCTTGTACATTAATCCTAGCAGCCTCGTGCACATATGTCAAGCACTTTTCTCCTTCATTTCGGACCATTGCACGAAATATGTATAAATCCTCCATTGATGGCTGATCACCAAGGGCTTTTACTCTATCAACCATGGAATGAATATGACGCACCTACAcaaagatcaattttttttcttacaaacatttttcattcttttttctaACAGATGCTCAAACAAATATCAAACTaaagaacttattttatattttttaagaaaaaacatagGTAACAATTTTCCAAGTAACATTTTTCGAGAAGAAGCAATATTATACTCAAAAGATAAATCACAAACACACTAAATCTAATACATACCATTGTTTCATATGCCGTTCAATTGGGCACATAACCTTCTTGTTGTTGAGGACGCTGAGTAGGATTACCAATAACAAGACGAGTAATGCGTCTAAACCAAATAAGGTAAGGGTCATCATATCGAAGTGGTTCACGATTGACCGGAGCATCACAAACATATTGAAGTCGTTGGTTCCAAAGAGGCAACCATTGTGCATGCTCCAAGTACCAATTTGTATTTCGTCTGCCCCTACGATCATGGTGAAAATGTGTGGCATCAAATAGAAATGGAGTTGGTATCGTTTGTTTTAATCCAAATTGTCTCATAACTCGATCAGGCAAGTGAACCTCAACGATATCCCAACAAAAAATTGGAGCTCTTACACGCCATATGTCTCGTTCAATTCGACAATAATCAGGAAGACTCTCAATTAAGTCATCCAAATATGGTTCCCAAATAAACtacataaagaaaaatacatgAGTTTCAActacaatatatacataattttttttaaagaaaaacagtATAACATCATACCTGATCCTCTGTCATGGAATCAAGTGCATCCCTAAAAACTTTCAACACATGCTTAGTGGTATCAGTCCAACTAAAATGTGCAAACCATCTAGTAGCACGTGGACCCCTAGGTAAACAagcaagaaaattattttcgatGTCCCTTTGTGCTATTACCTGAGGTCTGAGGACGGTTACTCTTTCCCATGCCCAaatctaaatataatatataaatatataattatgatattataaactagaagaaatatttataaagaattGATGTAATTATTAAGTATACCTGAAGTAGTGGTAGAAAGCCAGCTATCTCATTTTGGTTACTCTGTGAGGCCTTACAGAGAAAGCGATACAAGCATGCTAAGGTGGCACTACCCCAACTATAAGAGCTAACTACATTGAGATCCTCGAGCATAAGAAGGTACATAAGCTTTAGATAGTTGCCGGATGTATCTGCCATCATCATAACAGCAATCATCCAAAACATGTAACATCTAGCCATTTGATCGATCATTTCTTGTGTTGTCAAGTCAGGTAACTGTAGTTGCTCGAGCATATGCGCATTAAGTGCAGTTACCTTGAGGCTACTACGGTTGAAGTCTTGAGGACGTGGAATAAAACCTAACAAtctttgacaaatattttccaATCCCCTATGGTCCTTATCGACTCATCACCAAGTACTGGATCACCATTCACAGGTAAGCCATAAAACACTTCTACATCTTGCAAGGTGATTGTCGCCTCACCCGTTCTAAAGTGAGATGTATGAGTCTCGGGACGCCATCTCTCTACTAGTGAAGTGATCAAGCTACGATCAATAGAAGGTCGATTTGATCTATAAACACCATATAGTCCTGATAACTCAATCATTTCTAAGACTCGTGGATGAATGGGATATTTCTTTACGAGGTCCCAAAATTTTCCATCACACCTCCTcgtatttaaaatcatattaacaCTTCCATTCCATATATCCCGTGACCTATGGGTAAGTTGTTGAATTAGTACCGATGGTTCAAGTGGACCGGCAACCAATCGATATGCACTATAACCAGTCATATACGTATCTATTAAACTGAAAAATCCATatgaaagtaaattaaatataattgttagTCCAAAATATAACAACCAAATCAAAGTAATGTACTGTCACCAAATTGTTTCTCTTTGCATCAACAAGATGcatgaattcaaaataaaaacagaACATGCAGATTAGAATTTCTTAAGTGATTATTCTATATAACCAAAACGATATAAATACTAGAAGATAGAAATTCTAAATTCAAGCATTCCATCTACTAGTTTGTAAGGAAAAAAAACATACCTCGGGGCTCTAATACAGGAAATTAACTTGATTCCAAGCTTTCCAGAAGATTGATAGCCACAATTTATCGTGAAACTCGATATAACAAGAAATCCCCAAAATTGATTTGGAAAACTACCGCTACCATTTATCcacaaaatgaaattttaatccATTCATTGTCTTCCTGTGTTTTTGTTCTTTCACGCCTCCTCTTCGTCCACAAATTACCGATCGAAAATGGAACTAATTTTATATTACTGACCATACATGAACAGGGATGGTGAAGGAACTTACAGGTGGCTATATAATCAATATCATGCGAAAGGGTTGGAGAGTGACCCAATTGAAATTGACTTCACTCCTCCCTTCAGGTTTGGGAGCTTTTCTGGTTTGTCATGTTTTGGTTTAGTTTACAAGGCACTAAGATACTTATGCGTTGCTTCTGCAGACGGATTGATATGGTAGAGGAATTGGAGAAGATTGCAAACTTGAATATACCCAAGGATCTCTCAAGTGATGAAACCAACAAATATCTCATAGATGCTTGTGCGAAGTTTGAGATCAGATGTGCTCCACCTCTAACAACAACTAGATTActtgataaagtaaaatttcttTCAGATATCTTCCGGATAGCCAATTTTTACATATGCAAAGCTTAGAAAGTGACAATGGCGgctgccaatttttttttacagtgAAAGGGGGAAAGGGGTGAAAGGGTTTAGCCTTTTAGATATCTTAGGAAATTAGAATTGCTTAGCAGATTTAGCCTTTCAGTTTTAAGTTAATAACAAAGTGACGTCGTTTAAAGAAAGGGATGGGTCAAGTCACGTTTTAACATAAAATCGTTACTGTCAGTAACGTTTATTAAGTTAACggcgttaattttttttaaatcaaataaagcCTAAAACGTTACCATAAAGTACGTTTAtactatttttgtaaaaaaattaaaaacgtattaattatgtaaattgatttttaaaataacttattttggtCAAAATATCTCAAACCACATATCAAACTTCTAAAATAAACAATACTTTTCATTTCAGAACCATCATCATGACACAACTTCTCATAAATGTTCATTGGTGTAGAAATAATATTACAATTTTTCATGTTGAACTTTTTCAAAAcatatgttaaatttttatgtGTGAAAGAAATATACCCTCAACTCATTGTTTCACCTCAAgatcaagaaaatcttcatCATGCAGTATTTAAATTTAGTGATGAGAATCACTCAAACCCATATATATTATATCGTCAACTAAATACATACAACCAGCAAATCATTCTtatcttctctttctctctctatatatagagAAAGAGAGTAGGTTCATTGTTGATCCTTTTAAAGCTACTCTCCtagaaataaaaatctattccGAAGTATCACGCCAACGATGCTTGTTTTAAGCTATAGGGTGTCTTTTTAATCTataaatcttattttatttgtcattcaCTATAAACCTTCAATTTTTAGACATAAGCTTTTCATTCCAATCACCATTTAGAAAAGGGGATTTAACATCAAACTGGTACactgtttaatttaattttgtattcaaAATTAAGAAAGTTCTCATAGATTCAAAGTGGGATAATGCcaaagtacccctcaacctatgcccaaaatcccagagacacacttattatatactaaggtcctattaaccccctgaacttattttataagtagttTTCTACCCCATTTCAGCCTACGTGGgtcaaccatcattgggcccacaagatagtgtcacgtaggccaaaaaggggaagaaaattatttaaaaaataagttcagggggtaataggaccttagtatagtataagtgtgtctttgagatttcaagcataggttgagggggtacttgtgcattatcccattCAAAGCAGacaaatttttgaataattcCATAATCGTTTTCAGAAATGCATAATACTGACTTCATCTCAAAAATCTGAATATAGCCCTAATATCATACCCGACAACACATGGTTAAGACTTAACAgcacaaaatcataaaaaaatagcaTTGGATCATACCAAAACACGTTCATCATACCTAATCTCTGTTATCGTACCAAAACAATCTTTTTCCAATGGTTTTCGATTAATTTTGACTGTCCTAAAATTGGGGTTTTCCTGTGATcactatttatattatttaattaccaTTCTTACCACGATAAATCCATGCACAATTCTTAACACAAAAATATTCAGTTAATCACATAGCAATTTATCACCAACCCATGGCATATAATCAAGTTATGAATTTATCAGAATTACAAAAGTCCAGACAATCATATGCACATAATTTCAGTCATTCTGTCAATACCATGCAATTAGAATCATCAAGCTTTATCAATAATTTTACAAGTTCTTTACATTATGTTTGCATCATGAATTATCACTTAATTAATCGTTCGTCAATGCATTTAAGTGACCTTTAAGGTCAGTTACTAACTTCTATTACTTGTGTCCCTTCAGTTGCAACAATGacattaattttactttgttgaGACACCAATTGGAATTTAGAGATACCAAATAAATTCAACTCATATCACAAGCGACAGACCACACGAAAGGAGTGAAGAAATGAGACATCTTATTAGAATAATTCCTAGTGTTCTGGAAATTAAATGTGGATGTCAACACAAAAATCCTCGGGACTTTATTCGATATTTTCTCTTGTACCAGGATATTGGTAACCTAAACTCTAATACCAAATCGTTCCGACTCAACCTATTAGGTTGCATGGGGACCTACGCTAACACCTAGATAAGAGAACCGTTAACCACCGACCTGGGATATTAATCGCAGAAGTGAGGAATTATAAGCTAATAccctatatataaataaaagtactttttaatcTAAAGTGAAGTCCTTTTGTAAACAAATACATTGAACCCTCCCAAAGAACTAGTTTTAAAAGGTACAAAAACTTCTAAGGgagaataaaattatgaaataaatatgACACAACTCTCACCATAAAGAAAGAGAAGTAGAAGTTTTTGGAGATCATATTCATCTTTACCTAAGAAACATCATCAATCCTGCAATAGGTTTATACCAAGTGACAAACAATATGTACTGGTAGGCATCATCACTTTGTTAGAAAGCATATATGCACATCAGAAGCATACCGGAATCTTTACTTCTTACATGAATAATAGATAACAAATATTGTTTATGCTAAAACACATAAGCTTGCTAAAATTTAATTCGATAAATACATCTTGAAGTGCGAGTATATACCTTCAAATAAATTCTAAGTTAGACAGATCTTCAAGTGAATCCACAAGATAGACAACAACTATGGTCTTCTACAAAGATCTCAAGTTCACATCCGAACTCTCTCAATATTTGGGTGGGCAAGTATCGAGTAGAAAACTAAACAATCTTCTAGGGTTAAATAATCTTTATTATACAGCTTTATTCCCAATCCAAAGAGGAGAACCAAAATACacgttatttttatttctaaaaaaaatacatgctagttttctttttataagAAAACTCACGTTTGTCTCCCCTTTTTCCTTTAGCAATAGGATTCTgagttttaattaaatatgtgcACTATAATGTCACGTCCTGCTAATTCTTAGTAAGATGTTGCATCCGGATAGGGGCGGAAAAGTCTAGATTTATGGAGAGGTTTATAGAAAACTCTAGAAGCCCTTAGATATTTTAAGAAGACTTTGGAGAGctccaaaagaaagaaggacTAGATACTTTCTAGGAAAGCATTAGAATTTCCTAGAAAGTGTAGAGATTTCTAAAGAAGGGACCAAAGTGTAAATATATAGGAATTTGTAAAGTAATTTTAGATTACACTTTAGCCTCTAGGTGTTATTATGAATAGAGGTGTCACTCATTTGTAAATCATCCATCCTAGTTGTAAGAAATCTTCCAAGTAGTAAAAGTCTTCTTCCAAAGTTCACAAATCTTTGTAAGTCTTCCTTTCATTCTCTTATCGGTCTTAGTCCtaaaggcttacttgagcttacaagaTCATGAAAGATTTGTGAGTAAGTTTTCAAGTGTCGCACATAATATTCGTTAGAACTCTAGTTCCGTGacaatatggtatcagagcaaaggTTTGTACTAAGGGAATGGCTAACGAAGGAGACGTAAATGCCTCTAGCACCACCAACCTCCGTCCGATGGAGGAAAAGAGAACCACAAGGGAAAGAAGCACCAAA
The DNA window shown above is from Solanum lycopersicum chromosome 11, SLM_r2.1 and carries:
- the LOC138339210 gene encoding serine/threonine-protein phosphatase 7 long form homolog gives rise to the protein MIELSGLYGVYRSNRPSIDRSLITSLVERWRPETHTSHFRTGEATITLQDVEVFYGLPVNGDPLPDLTTQEMIDQMARCYMFWMIAVMMMADTSGNYLKLMYLLMLEDLNVVSSYSWGSATLACLYRFLCKASQSNQNEIAGFLPLLQIWAWERVTVLRPQVIAQRDIENNFLACLPRGPRATRWFAHFSWTDTTKHVLKVFRDALDSMTEDQFIWEPYLDDLIESLPDYCRIERDIWRVRAPIFCWDIVEVHLPDRVMRQFGLKQTIPTPFLFDATHFHHDRRGRRNTNWYLEHAQWLPLWNQRLQYVCDAPVNREPLRYDDPYLIWFRRITRLVIGNPTQRPQQQEGYVPN